A single Campylobacter hyointestinalis subsp. hyointestinalis DNA region contains:
- a CDS encoding ABC-F family ATP-binding cassette domain-containing protein, protein MLEVKNLTQRFGQQLLFEDVNLKLNAHNRYGLIGANGAGKSTFLKILSGEVEHTSGDIVIENGKKVGVLGQDQFAFENFSIKDAVLYGNKRLYDAVKEKEKLYMSEEFTDEINERLSELEIISAEEDPTYEYETRIEKILSSLGFDSFDKLMSEVESSDKFKVLLAQVLFPKPDILFLDEPTNNLDLDAIAWLERELINHEGTLVVISHDRHFLNRVCTHILDVDFKRIREFVGNYDDWYIAANLMSRQAEMERDKKLKEKEELEKFIARFSANASKARQATSRAKQLEKLDIADIAVSSRRDPSILFRTNREIGNELIELTNLNKSFDDKIILKDFSFKMNKGDKVAIIGSNGVGKSTLCKIIMSEMPADSGKIHIGATIELGYFAQDSSNKISGNLKLYEWLQDSKNKDLDEIRKCLGRMLFSGLEQEKEVGSLSGGEKHRLMLSKLMLQRANLLVLDEPNNHLDLEAIIALGEALYSFSGSCICVSHDRELIDAFANRILHLKGNGEIVDFKGTYEEYRESCEL, encoded by the coding sequence ATGTTAGAAGTCAAAAATTTAACACAAAGATTTGGGCAACAACTTCTTTTTGAAGATGTAAATTTAAAACTAAATGCACATAATCGCTACGGTCTTATCGGTGCAAACGGTGCTGGAAAATCTACATTTTTAAAGATCTTAAGTGGCGAAGTAGAACACACTAGCGGCGATATCGTGATAGAAAATGGTAAAAAAGTTGGAGTTTTGGGTCAAGACCAGTTTGCGTTTGAGAATTTTTCTATAAAAGACGCCGTATTATATGGTAATAAAAGGCTTTATGACGCGGTAAAAGAGAAAGAAAAACTCTATATGAGCGAAGAATTTACAGATGAGATAAATGAGCGTTTGAGTGAGCTTGAGATCATCAGTGCCGAAGAAGATCCGACTTATGAATATGAAACACGCATAGAAAAAATCCTAAGCTCACTTGGATTTGATAGTTTTGATAAGCTTATGAGCGAGGTTGAGAGTTCGGATAAATTTAAGGTGCTTTTAGCTCAAGTCTTGTTCCCAAAACCAGACATCTTGTTCTTAGATGAGCCGACAAACAACCTAGATCTTGACGCTATAGCGTGGTTAGAGCGTGAACTCATAAATCACGAGGGAACTCTTGTGGTCATCAGCCACGATAGACACTTTTTAAACCGTGTTTGTACGCATATTTTAGATGTGGATTTTAAACGTATCAGAGAGTTTGTAGGAAACTATGATGACTGGTATATCGCTGCAAATTTGATGAGCAGACAAGCTGAGATGGAACGCGATAAGAAGCTAAAAGAAAAAGAAGAGTTAGAAAAATTCATTGCCCGTTTTAGTGCAAATGCTAGTAAAGCAAGACAAGCTACAAGTAGAGCAAAACAGCTCGAAAAGCTTGATATCGCAGATATCGCAGTATCAAGTAGGCGTGATCCTAGCATACTTTTTAGAACAAATCGCGAGATAGGCAATGAGCTGATCGAGCTAACGAATCTAAATAAGAGCTTTGATGATAAAATCATACTAAAAGACTTTAGTTTTAAGATGAATAAAGGCGATAAAGTAGCTATCATCGGAAGTAACGGTGTGGGAAAATCGACTTTGTGTAAGATCATAATGAGCGAAATGCCAGCTGATAGTGGCAAAATCCATATCGGAGCTACTATCGAGCTTGGATATTTTGCGCAAGATAGCTCAAACAAAATAAGTGGAAATTTGAAGCTTTATGAGTGGCTACAAGACTCTAAAAATAAAGATCTAGATGAGATAAGAAAATGCCTTGGAAGAATGCTTTTTAGTGGGCTAGAACAAGAAAAAGAAGTCGGCAGTTTGAGCGGTGGCGAAAAGCATAGACTTATGCTTTCTAAGCTTATGCTCCAAAGGGCAAACTTGCTAGTACTTGATGAACCAAATAACCACCTTGATCTTGAAGCCATCATCGCTTTAGGCGAAGCGCTTTATAGCTTTAGCGGAAGCTGTATCTGTGTCAGCCACGATAGAGAGCTAATAGATGCATTCGCAAATCGAATTTTGCATCTAAAAGGTAATGGCGAGATAGTCGACTTTAAAGGCACTTACGAAGAATACCGCGAAAGTTGTGAGCTTTGA
- a CDS encoding tetrahydrodipicolinate N-succinyltransferase N-terminal domain-containing protein, with protein sequence MSIKNLDDLKKFTDEIRSKDGYKDPLAFAIGRVQKGKSHKSLSVNYSVVNYKENYGSAAVLVWAIEKNGLKIDFSQSECVVALTAPAVRDALEVFDFLVPQSKGDKHKNIQNLLVLDEILNEESDEQSEFVVTFIYEDSAPMSVESVYLKLYLLSLSKVAIRGINLNGAFGILPNLAWDSHGVPYELEYLRENEIWLKMKGWYPSIVSVDKFPRYLSHIVPADNTRILDSAKVRMGAQLAAGTTVMPGAAYINFNSGTTGSVMVEGRVSSSVSVGDGSDVGGGASILGVLSGTNGNAISVGKKCLLGANSVTGVPLGDNCIVDAGIAILEGTKVFIDEKNRAELAKINPDFKFDRDIYKALELANLNGLHYRQNSQNGQITASISKRAIKLNADLH encoded by the coding sequence ATGAGCATTAAAAATCTAGATGATCTTAAAAAATTCACAGATGAAATTCGCTCTAAAGACGGCTATAAAGACCCGCTAGCTTTTGCTATAGGTAGAGTGCAAAAAGGTAAAAGTCATAAAAGTCTTAGTGTAAATTACAGCGTAGTAAACTACAAAGAAAACTACGGAAGCGCTGCTGTTTTAGTCTGGGCTATAGAAAAAAACGGACTTAAGATCGACTTTAGCCAAAGCGAATGCGTAGTAGCGCTCACAGCTCCTGCCGTTAGAGATGCTTTGGAAGTTTTTGACTTTTTAGTGCCACAAAGCAAAGGCGATAAACATAAAAATATCCAAAATTTGCTAGTTTTAGACGAGATATTAAACGAAGAAAGTGACGAACAAAGCGAATTTGTCGTAACATTTATATATGAAGATTCGGCTCCTATGAGTGTGGAGAGTGTGTATCTAAAGCTTTATCTTTTATCGCTTAGCAAGGTAGCAATCAGAGGTATCAACTTAAACGGAGCTTTTGGAATACTTCCAAATTTAGCTTGGGACTCTCATGGCGTGCCTTATGAGCTTGAATATCTAAGAGAGAATGAAATTTGGCTTAAAATGAAAGGTTGGTATCCGTCTATAGTAAGCGTAGATAAATTCCCACGCTATCTAAGCCATATCGTGCCAGCTGACAACACTAGGATACTAGACTCAGCAAAAGTACGTATGGGCGCTCAATTGGCAGCTGGAACGACTGTTATGCCAGGAGCCGCATATATAAATTTCAACTCTGGAACCACTGGATCAGTGATGGTAGAGGGCAGGGTAAGTAGCTCAGTAAGTGTTGGCGATGGAAGCGATGTGGGTGGTGGAGCGTCGATTTTAGGCGTATTAAGTGGAACAAACGGAAATGCTATAAGCGTAGGTAAAAAATGTCTGCTCGGTGCAAACTCAGTTACTGGAGTGCCTCTTGGCGATAATTGTATCGTGGATGCTGGTATTGCTATTTTAGAGGGAACTAAGGTGTTTATAGATGAGAAAAACAGAGCCGAACTAGCTAAGATAAATCCGGATTTTAAATTTGATCGCGATATTTACAAAGCGCTTGAGCTTGCAAATCTAAACGGACTTCATTATCGTCAAAATAGCCAAAACGGACAAATCACAGCAAGCATTAGCAAAAGAGCTATCAAGCTAAATGCTGACTTGCACTAA
- a CDS encoding Mrp/NBP35 family ATP-binding protein, whose protein sequence is MTNEQILEELKKVIYPGFKKSIVEFDFVKSLDPDIVVEIVSSKPEVATKVKMDIEALNLGKKVVIQAPKMEPEKSNSRSGQNIAPQIKNFVMVSSGKGGVGKSTTTLNLAISMAKLGKKVGLLDADIYGPNIPRMLGCENTEPTVVGQRLAPLQTHGIEMMSMGVLISHGQGLMWRGSMIMKAITQLLNDVMWSDLDVLFLDMPPGTGDAQITLAQSVPVTAGICVSTPQTVALDDSARSLDMFNKLHIPIAGIVENMSGFICPDCGKEYDIFGKGGTESLSKEYKVDILAQIPIEPSIRIGGDTGKPVSFYEPNSVSAKRYDAAAIKLWEKIEEINANGGADNSAIQPDMSGKAACH, encoded by the coding sequence ATGACAAACGAGCAGATACTAGAAGAGTTAAAAAAGGTTATATATCCGGGATTTAAAAAAAGTATAGTTGAGTTTGATTTTGTAAAATCACTAGATCCTGATATCGTCGTAGAGATAGTTTCATCAAAACCAGAAGTAGCAACTAAGGTAAAGATGGATATAGAAGCTTTAAATTTAGGTAAAAAAGTAGTGATCCAAGCCCCAAAAATGGAGCCTGAAAAAAGCAATAGCAGAAGCGGGCAAAATATAGCCCCACAAATCAAAAATTTCGTAATGGTAAGTAGTGGAAAAGGCGGTGTAGGCAAATCTACTACCACGCTAAATTTGGCGATATCTATGGCAAAACTAGGTAAGAAAGTAGGACTTTTAGATGCTGATATCTATGGTCCAAATATCCCTAGAATGTTAGGATGTGAAAATACAGAGCCCACAGTAGTAGGTCAAAGACTAGCTCCATTGCAAACTCATGGTATCGAGATGATGAGTATGGGCGTACTTATAAGCCATGGTCAAGGACTTATGTGGAGAGGTTCTATGATAATGAAAGCCATCACTCAGTTACTAAATGACGTTATGTGGAGCGATCTAGATGTGTTATTTTTAGATATGCCTCCAGGAACTGGCGATGCACAGATCACTCTAGCTCAAAGCGTTCCGGTAACTGCTGGAATATGCGTAAGCACTCCTCAAACAGTCGCGCTTGACGACTCAGCAAGAAGCCTTGATATGTTCAATAAATTACATATTCCGATCGCTGGAATAGTAGAAAATATGAGTGGATTTATATGTCCTGATTGTGGTAAGGAGTATGATATATTTGGCAAGGGCGGCACGGAAAGTTTGTCTAAAGAATACAAAGTAGATATCTTAGCTCAGATCCCTATCGAGCCAAGCATCAGGATAGGTGGGGATACTGGAAAACCAGTAAGCTTCTATGAGCCAAACTCGGTTAGTGCAAAAAGATATGACGCCGCTGCTATTAAGCTTTGGGAAAAGATAGAAGAGATAAACGCAAATGGTGGAGCCGATAACTCTGCTATTCAACCAGATATGAGTGGAAAGGCCGCTTGTCACTAA
- the thiC gene encoding phosphomethylpyrimidine synthase ThiC yields MRKEWCQARKNDPTPTQMYYAKNGIITPEMQYIAKIEMLDVNDIRNNVASGKLVIPANINHTNQIPMAIGRSVKCKINANIGSSALASDINEEIEKLQVCLKYGADTVMDLSTGGDLDEIRKAIIANSTVPIGTVPIYQIIHDIKDLDNLTSQIMLDCIEKQARQGVSYFTIHAGFLLRLMPFVAKRKMGIVSRGGSLMASWMMKHHKENPFYEAFDDICDICAKYDVALSLGDSLRPGCLHDASDEAQLGELEVLGELTKRAWEKNVQVMVEGPGHVPFNQIEFNMKEEQRLCHDAPFYILGPLPTDIGAGYDHITSAIGGTMAAYHGASMLCYVTPKEHLGLPNAKDVRDGIIAHKIAAHAADVALGRVGAIDRDNAMSDARYNFDWNKQFELALDPDKARELHDESLPQDVFKEAEFCSMCGPKFCAYKISKEIAKNECESYPKENK; encoded by the coding sequence ATGAGAAAAGAGTGGTGCCAAGCCCGTAAAAACGACCCGACCCCGACTCAGATGTATTACGCAAAAAATGGCATCATAACGCCTGAAATGCAGTATATCGCTAAGATAGAAATGTTGGACGTAAATGATATAAGAAATAACGTAGCTAGTGGCAAACTAGTCATTCCCGCAAACATAAATCATACAAATCAAATTCCAATGGCGATAGGCAGAAGTGTAAAATGCAAAATCAACGCAAATATAGGCTCATCTGCTTTGGCAAGCGATATAAACGAAGAGATAGAAAAGCTTCAAGTTTGCTTGAAGTATGGCGCGGATACGGTTATGGATTTAAGCACAGGTGGCGATCTAGACGAGATAAGAAAAGCTATCATAGCAAACTCTACTGTGCCTATAGGTACAGTTCCTATCTATCAGATCATACACGATATCAAAGATTTAGACAATCTTACTTCACAAATTATGCTTGATTGTATCGAAAAGCAAGCTCGTCAGGGCGTTAGCTATTTTACTATACACGCTGGATTTTTGCTAAGGCTTATGCCTTTTGTAGCAAAACGTAAGATGGGTATAGTAAGCCGTGGTGGAAGTCTTATGGCTAGTTGGATGATGAAACACCATAAAGAAAATCCATTTTATGAAGCGTTTGATGATATCTGTGATATCTGTGCAAAATATGACGTCGCACTCAGCCTAGGCGATAGCTTAAGACCTGGTTGTTTGCATGATGCTAGTGATGAAGCTCAGCTCGGAGAGCTTGAAGTTTTGGGTGAGCTAACAAAAAGAGCATGGGAGAAAAACGTTCAAGTAATGGTCGAAGGACCAGGACATGTTCCATTTAATCAAATAGAGTTCAATATGAAAGAAGAGCAACGACTTTGTCACGACGCGCCGTTTTATATCCTCGGACCGCTTCCTACTGATATAGGTGCAGGGTATGACCATATAACAAGCGCGATAGGTGGAACTATGGCCGCATACCACGGTGCAAGTATGCTTTGCTATGTTACTCCAAAAGAGCATCTTGGACTGCCGAATGCAAAAGACGTAAGAGATGGTATAATAGCACACAAGATTGCCGCTCACGCAGCTGACGTAGCTCTTGGTAGAGTAGGAGCTATCGATAGAGATAATGCGATGAGCGATGCGAGATATAATTTTGACTGGAACAAACAGTTTGAGCTAGCATTAGATCCAGATAAAGCAAGAGAGCTTCACGATGAGAGTTTGCCTCAAGACGTATTTAAAGAAGCTGAGTTTTGCTCTATGTGCGGGCCTAAATTCTGTGCTTATAAGATAAGTAAAGAGATAGCAAAAAACGAATGTGAAAGTTATCCTAAGGAGAATAAATGA
- a CDS encoding bifunctional 2-C-methyl-D-erythritol 4-phosphate cytidylyltransferase/2-C-methyl-D-erythritol 2,4-cyclodiphosphate synthase, giving the protein MLNITLIMLGAGNSTRFGLQSKKQWLRIGNDPLWLYAAKNISSNYTFKDIIIVSKESAYMSKFNSHFKFVEGGETRQESLKNAMALVDSEFVMVSDTARPNIPKELILKLINNASNADCIVPALKVSDSAIYQNEYINRDEIKLIQTPQLSRSSLLRTALQTNSIFTDDSSAIKAIGGKVWYIEGDERAKKLTYKDDLKHLNLMPPSNDIFCGSGFDVHKFTSGDFITLGGVKIPYDKAFLAHSDGDVALHALCDALLGAAGLGDIGELYPDNDPKFKGIDSKLLLKDSVRLIKEVGFDIINADITILAQQPKISPYKEEMRKTIADILGIALNKVNVKATTTEQLGFVGRKEGIAVSAATNLKYFNWQSAL; this is encoded by the coding sequence TTGCTTAATATAACTTTAATTATGCTTGGGGCAGGAAATTCGACTAGATTTGGTCTGCAGTCGAAAAAACAGTGGCTTAGGATCGGGAATGATCCTCTTTGGCTATATGCGGCTAAAAATATCAGCTCAAACTATACATTTAAGGATATTATCATAGTCAGCAAAGAAAGCGCTTATATGAGTAAATTTAACTCTCATTTTAAGTTTGTCGAAGGCGGAGAGACAAGACAAGAAAGCTTAAAAAACGCTATGGCTTTAGTAGACAGCGAATTTGTAATGGTAAGCGACACGGCAAGACCAAATATTCCAAAAGAGCTGATCTTAAAACTTATAAATAACGCTTCAAACGCAGATTGTATAGTTCCAGCACTTAAAGTCAGCGATAGCGCTATATATCAAAACGAATACATAAATAGAGATGAGATAAAACTTATCCAAACACCTCAACTATCACGCTCAAGCCTACTTAGAACAGCACTTCAAACTAATAGCATTTTTACAGACGATAGCTCTGCTATAAAAGCTATCGGTGGCAAAGTATGGTATATAGAAGGTGATGAGAGAGCAAAAAAACTAACATATAAAGATGATCTTAAACATCTAAATTTAATGCCACCATCAAATGATATATTTTGCGGAAGTGGATTTGATGTGCATAAATTTACTAGCGGTGATTTCATAACTCTTGGAGGAGTTAAAATTCCATACGATAAAGCATTTTTAGCTCATAGCGACGGTGACGTAGCATTGCACGCACTTTGCGATGCCTTGCTTGGGGCTGCAGGACTTGGAGATATAGGAGAACTTTATCCAGATAACGATCCTAAATTTAAAGGTATAGACTCAAAACTACTTTTAAAAGATAGCGTAAGACTTATAAAAGAAGTTGGATTTGACATCATAAATGCCGATATCACCATACTCGCACAGCAACCTAAAATAAGTCCGTATAAAGAAGAGATGAGAAAAACTATCGCAGATATCTTAGGGATAGCGCTAAATAAAGTAAATGTCAAAGCTACTACGACCGAGCAGCTTGGGTTTGTAGGACGCAAAGAAGGCATAGCCGTAAGCGCGGCTACTAATCTTAAATATTTCAATTGGCAGAGTGCATTATGA
- a CDS encoding response regulator, which yields MKVLIVENEIYLAQSMASKLADFGYSCEIATNAKDALRDDKFDVILLSTGLIGQDFYPVIKKHQSSIIILLISYISSDTVSNPIKAGADDYIQKPFMIEELVRKIKLFESYKRYEILNTTYEQVITSYLKSYKLPKCDFKKVKIPLLIVAKRKQYADSFVFFYAKWINLAYKQISALDEELITSLKSYRSHSLLYITEFDKIEESEREEVLKLIKDKSAILATETDLDISGFDKMVINIDSNGFDGSDILTIDEYVNHIIFGYQDTFPDTELSKRLGISRKSLWEKRKKYDITKKK from the coding sequence ATGAAAGTTTTAATCGTAGAAAATGAGATATATCTCGCACAAAGTATGGCTAGTAAGTTAGCGGATTTTGGTTATAGCTGTGAAATAGCAACAAATGCAAAAGATGCCCTAAGAGATGATAAATTCGATGTCATACTACTCTCTACTGGGCTGATCGGACAAGACTTTTATCCAGTTATAAAAAAGCATCAAAGCTCTATCATCATACTTCTTATAAGTTATATAAGCAGCGACACAGTCTCAAATCCTATAAAAGCTGGAGCTGATGACTATATACAAAAACCATTTATGATAGAAGAGCTAGTAAGAAAAATCAAGCTTTTTGAATCGTACAAAAGATATGAGATTTTAAATACCACATACGAACAGGTCATAACTTCTTATCTAAAATCATATAAATTACCAAAATGCGACTTTAAAAAAGTGAAAATCCCTTTACTAATAGTAGCAAAAAGGAAGCAATACGCAGATAGCTTCGTATTTTTCTATGCAAAATGGATAAATTTAGCATACAAGCAAATTTCCGCACTTGATGAAGAGCTGATAACTTCATTAAAATCCTATCGTTCTCATTCGCTTTTATATATAACTGAATTTGATAAGATAGAAGAGAGTGAGCGAGAAGAAGTTTTAAAACTGATAAAAGATAAAAGCGCTATCTTAGCCACCGAAACAGATCTAGATATAAGCGGATTTGATAAAATGGTTATAAATATAGACTCAAACGGATTTGATGGAAGTGATATTTTGACTATCGATGAATACGTAAATCATATAATATTTGGCTATCAAGATACTTTTCCAGACACTGAACTATCAAAAAGACTTGGAATTTCTAGAAAATCACTTTGGGAGAAAAGAAAAAAATATGACATCACAAAGAAAAAATAG
- a CDS encoding sulfate adenylyltransferase encodes MTSQRKNSTILINQEAFGTLLLIQNQILGKFNKLMNEDEADEVIRSGYFQNEPMPYAYTFAPFGKKNQKTILEAKQGDKIELIKDGKIVGHIVCSSVFKLNNAEASIFRARDISLPSNQRAGEFAISGEFEIYQDSLKERKAYTKRIIENYNIKKITALMLTADPFHRLHERLVRMTIDKADLLIIFLIRTFDGDKRLSFDLRLKTLEFFKDNFLPHDRVIIVPFENTYLFNDHINPVLECIAAHNFGATKLVVGQNHGGIGMFYDESGANTALDKYSKDLNLEVIVMPEFVYCNECRTIVSTKTCPHGQHHHIKYHANTLKELLYQGILPPAILMRKEISAMILSELFPNRFYDLQRIYDDLFPNSGILEKHNQKEFYEQLMNLYQTTSLT; translated from the coding sequence ATGACATCACAAAGAAAAAATAGTACTATTCTTATAAACCAAGAAGCATTTGGCACTCTTTTACTTATCCAAAATCAAATACTAGGTAAATTTAATAAACTTATGAACGAAGATGAAGCGGACGAAGTGATAAGATCCGGATATTTTCAAAATGAGCCGATGCCATACGCCTATACTTTTGCTCCATTTGGTAAAAAAAATCAAAAAACCATACTAGAAGCCAAACAGGGCGATAAGATCGAGCTGATAAAAGATGGTAAAATAGTAGGGCATATAGTATGTTCGTCCGTATTTAAACTAAATAACGCCGAAGCAAGCATATTTAGAGCAAGAGATATCTCTTTGCCAAGCAATCAAAGAGCCGGCGAATTCGCTATCAGCGGAGAATTTGAGATATATCAAGACTCGCTAAAAGAAAGAAAAGCCTACACAAAACGGATCATAGAAAACTATAACATAAAAAAGATCACAGCCCTTATGCTAACGGCCGATCCATTTCATAGACTTCACGAAAGATTAGTAAGAATGACTATAGATAAAGCCGATCTACTAATAATATTTTTGATAAGAACGTTTGATGGCGATAAAAGACTTAGTTTTGATCTAAGGCTAAAAACACTTGAGTTTTTCAAAGACAACTTTTTACCTCACGATAGAGTCATCATAGTCCCTTTTGAAAATACGTATCTTTTTAATGATCATATAAATCCGGTGCTTGAGTGCATAGCCGCTCACAATTTTGGCGCTACAAAACTAGTCGTAGGTCAAAATCACGGCGGTATAGGTATGTTTTATGATGAAAGCGGAGCAAATACGGCGCTAGATAAGTACTCAAAAGATCTAAATTTAGAAGTGATAGTTATGCCTGAGTTTGTGTATTGTAACGAATGTCGTACCATAGTAAGTACAAAAACATGTCCTCACGGGCAACATCACCATATAAAATATCACGCAAATACCTTAAAAGAGTTACTTTATCAAGGTATATTACCGCCTGCTATTTTGATGCGTAAAGAAATTTCGGCTATGATCTTAAGCGAACTATTTCCAAATAGATTTTATGATTTGCAAAGAATTTATGACGATCTATTTCCAAATTCTGGAATACTTGAAAAGCATAACCAAAAAGAGTTTTACGAGCAGCTTATGAATTTATATCAAACTACATCATTAACTTAA
- a CDS encoding phosphatidylglycerophosphatase A family protein, with translation MQKLFLTFFGTGLLKPAPGTWGSLAGAIFGVLIFKFIGDQTLFLASLLLFLASIKVINDYESKTGSHDASHIVIDEVAGVWLAISISGETWMQIALSIIFFRVLDITKPSIIGRIDKNVKGGLGVMGDDMVAGLFAGLLSAIVYQAINYVI, from the coding sequence ATGCAAAAACTATTTTTAACATTTTTTGGAACAGGGCTTTTAAAACCAGCACCAGGAACTTGGGGAAGTTTAGCAGGGGCAATTTTTGGTGTTTTGATATTTAAATTTATAGGAGACCAAACACTATTTTTGGCTTCTTTGTTGCTATTTTTAGCTTCGATAAAGGTCATAAACGACTATGAGAGCAAAACAGGCTCTCACGATGCAAGCCATATAGTCATCGATGAAGTCGCAGGCGTATGGCTAGCTATCAGTATCAGTGGCGAAACGTGGATGCAAATAGCACTATCTATTATCTTCTTTAGAGTGCTTGATATAACAAAACCGAGCATTATAGGACGTATAGATAAGAACGTAAAAGGGGGACTCGGCGTTATGGGAGACGATATGGTAGCAGGACTCTTTGCTGGACTTCTTAGCGCGATCGTTTATCAAGCGATAAACTACGTTATCTAA